The following nucleotide sequence is from Pedobacter sp. PACM 27299.
TGGTAAAGAAATGATGAAAAACTGGTTAGAAGCTTAAAAGATGAATATTTTAGATAAAATTGTCCTTCGCAAGCGCGAAGAAGTGGCGCTGGCCAAAGAACTGGTTTCTACAAAAACGTTGGAAGCAGCATTGCATTTCAACCGTGTACCTTATTCATTTGAAGAGTTTCTATTGGACGAAAAGCGTTCAGGAATCATTGCAGAGTTTAAGCGGCGTTCACCTTCAAAAGGTATCATTAATGACAAAGTGACTGTAGAAGAGGTGACTACTGCCTATGCTGCAGCAGGAGCTTCGGCACTTTCTGTACTAACGGATGTAGATTTCTTTGGTGGCCATACCAATGATTTACTGGCGGCAAGAGCAGTGAACAATATTCCGATTCTTAGAAAGGATTTCATGATTGATGAATATCAGATCCTGGAAGCCAAAGCATTGGGGGCCGATATCATTTTACTGATTGCTGCGATTTTGACACCAGATGAGATTGAAGACCTGGCTGTGTTTGCTAAAAGTCTTGGATTGAACGTGTTATTGGAGGTTCATAACTTGGAAGAACTGCAAAGAAGCGTAATTCCAGAGCTGGATGCCATTGGTGTCAATAATAGAAATCTGGCTGATTTTTCAGTTAACATTCAGACTTCTTTTGAACTGGTAGATGAAATTCCTGATGACTTTTTGAAAATCTCTGAAAGTGCCATTAGTGATCCGATTACCATCAATGAATTGAGAGCCGCTGGATTTGATGGTTTCCTGATCGGTGAAAACTTTATGAAAACTCAAAATCCGGGAGCATCGATGGCCGACTTTGTCAGTCAGCTGATCTCGGTATAACTTTTGTATCTTTGTACTTTACATGGGAAAGCAAAAATATTTTGATACCGCGCTTAAACCTGAACGTGCTGTTCTTGTTGGCGTAATAAGACAAGGTGAAAAACCGGAAGAAACCAAAGAGTATTTGGATGAACTGGCATTTCTGGTAGATACTGCCGGAGGTGTGGTGACGCATATTTTTACTCAAAAAATGGAAAAGCCTGACCGGAGCACCTTTGTAGGTACAGGGAAATTAGAAGAAATAGCGGCTTATGTGAAGTCGGAAGAAATAGATTTAGTGGTGTTTGATGATGAATTGTCACCTTCACAGCTGAGAAATATTGAGCGCGAGCTTCAGGTAAAAGTGCTGGACAGGAGTAACCTGATCCTGGATATTTTTGCAGGCAGGGCGCAGACAGCACAGGCGAGAACGCAGGTGGAGCTGGCTCAGCTGCAATACTTGTTGCCACGATTAACCCGTTTATGGACCCACTTGGAGCGCCAAAAAGGGGGTATCGGAATGAGAGGTCCTGGTGAAACTCAGATTGAAAGTGATAGAAGGATGATTTTGGAGAAAATCGCACTTTTAAAAGAACGTCTGAAACTCATCGATAAACAAAATGAGACACAAAGAAAAAATCGTTCTGAACTGATTCGTGTCGCATTAGTAGGATATACCAACGTAGGCAAGTCTACGATCATGAACATGCTTTCGAAATCGGAAGTATTCGCGGAAAATAAATTATTCGCTACTTTAGATACTACCGTGCGTAAAGTGGTGATCGAAAACGTGCCTTTCCTTTTATCGGATACGGTAGGTTTTATCCGTAAACTGCCTCACCATTTGATCGAATGTTTCAAATCAACTTTAGATGAGGTGCGTGAAGCAAACGTTTTGATCCATGTGGTAGACATATCTCATCCTAATTTTGAGGATCAGATCAATGTGGTCAATGAAACTTTAAAAGACCTGGGTGCAAGAGACAAACCGACGATCATGCTGTTCAATAAAATTGATGCCTATGTGAGTCCGGAAGTAGATCTCGAAAATGGGGAGAAGTCCACATTGACCATTGAGGAGTTCGAGCATAGCTGGATGGCCGCTAATAATGCCCCTGCGATGTTTATATCGGCCTTGCACAAAGAGAATTTAGAAGAATTTAAACAACTATTGTACGATAAAGTGAAGGCTTTACATACAGAGCGCTATCCTTACGATAAGCTGTTATATTAATATTAAGATTGGAATAATTATGGAAAGTAAACGTCAGCAGAAATTTGCCGGAGTCCTGCAAGAGGAATTAGCTAGTATATTTCAACGTGAAGGAGCAGCATATTTACCAAATACCCTGGTTACCATTACTAAAGTCCGCGTTTCACCGGATTTAGCGGTAGCAAAGGTTTATTTAAGCTTTTTAAATACCAACAATACCACATTATCTGTGGCAGAAGTGAATGCTCATTCTAGTGAGATCAGGTATAAACTAGGTGCAAGAATTCGCCATCAGGCAAGAGTTGTCCCTACCTTAACCTTCTTCCTGGATGATACCAATGAGTATGTTCAGCACATGGATAAGATCTTCGACAAGATTGCAAAGGAGCCTAGACAGCCAGATACAGAAGAGACAGCGGATTAATTTATAGCGCTAAAATAATATGCAGGAAACAGCAGCCTTAGAGCATCCGTTAAATCTGAAAGGGGTAGAAATTGGAAAAGTGGTAGATTTTGATCCTTCAGCGGATCGATTGTATCCTTTCAATTTTACCGTTAGCAATACGGAGCTGAGTCCGGAAATATTGGCCGATACGGCAGTTTTTAGCGATTGGATCAGGGATCATCTTTCGAAGGTCGATGCCCGTTATGGGATTGGCGGATATGATGAACACCGGACTATCTATGCCAGGAGTCATCATTTTGATAGTGAGGAAGAACCCCGCAGACTACATCTTGGAGTCGATATCTGGGGTCCTGCAGGAACGAAAGTATACAACTTTTACGATGCGGAAGTCCACAGTTTCAAATTCAATGACCATTATGGGGATTATGGGGCAACCATTATTCTTAAATATACAATCAATGGCCAGGTGTTTCATGCTTTGTACGGGCACCTGAGCTTAGATTCATTAACAGGATTGTCTGTAGGGCAGAAGATTGCTAAAGGAACAGCATTTGCTGCTTTTGGCATCCCGGAAGAGAACGGTCATTGGCCTCCTCACCTTCATTTTCAATTGATTTTTAACCTGTACACTGCCCAAGGTGATTACCCTGGAGTGTGTCAGTTTTCACAAAAAGCGGTATTTCTCCTGAACTCTCCAGATCCTTCTGCAATATTAAAACATACTTTTAAAGCCGCATTGATTTGATTTCCGTAAATTAGGGTATGGGCAGAATCTTTCTTTTATGCTTCCTTTTTTTTGGATTTTCGGCGCAGTCACAGCCTAGGTTAAAAGGTGGACTGGACAAATTTGTCATGGAAAAAAAGGTGTATCCGGCATATTCCCTGCGCAACTGTATCCAAGGCCTGGTAACCATTGAATTTAAACTCAATCATCAGGGGGAAGTGACCTATTCCGCGATTCGTTCGGGTATGGGTACAGATCTGGACGATGAAGCGCTTCGTCTGATTCGTCTGAGCAGCGGCAAATGGGAGATTCTTAAAAGCCATGACTCCACTGTAGTACTGCTTGCTCCTATGAAATTTGAGCTTTCGGGATCTGGCTGCGATGGGAAAACGAAAACGGATATTAACCTGGCAATCGCCAATTATGTATCCAATGCCTCCCTCACAGAAGTGATCCAGAATTTCTATAAAAATAGAGAAAAAACAGGTTTTAAGCCTGAAGATGAGGCCAGGTTTGCCAGGTTAAAGGAACAACTGGGCTATGATGATGATTATTTTGCGGAAAGGATAAAAGATGGAAAGCGCAAACTGAAACAAAAAGATCCTCAAGGCGCTTGCGAAGATTTTCTATTTGTCAAGAATATGGGATCCAATATGGCTGATGAGCTGATCGCTCAGTATTGTCGTTAGGCAAAAGAACCTAGCGGTTTATGATGGACAAATGATCGTAATGGCTGCAGGAAGAATAATGGCTTCCACACGGTTCACTTTCCCCAAATACTCCCCATCTACTTGAAAATGTACTTTATGCTTTGTTTTGATACACAGGTCTTTGGTGTGAAATAGCTCAATCTTTTCCGGATTAAAAGGCAGTTCTGTAAATCGAACTTTTAAAATTTCGAGTACCGTATATTTCTTTACTAAAATCACCTCAAATAGATCGTCTGATAAATCACCTTCCGGGTTGATTTTTACACCTGTGCCGTAACTGGTGGCATTCGCAATCACGACCATAGCTGCCTGGGTCTTGATCTGTTTTCCTTTAATTTCTAGCGCTATCTCCATTTTATGGTGGCTCCAAAGGGCTTGCCAAGCTGCTTTTGCATAACCTAACATCCCACGACTGGGTAGACTGTCGAAGCGTTTAATGATGTAGGCATTAAAGCCAATATCCGCAAGGTGGATGCAAAGTTCTCCATTGACTTTTATGGCATGGATTTTCTTTGGCTGACCATTTACCACCACTTGAAGTGCCGCATCCAGCTCCAGGGGAATACCCAATTCTTTAGCCATCCCATTGGCAGAACCGGCAGGAATAATTCCTATCGGCGTGTTTGCTCCCTGTAAGCATTCGGCAACGAGCTTTAGCGTACCGTCGCCACCAACAGCAATTACACGGTCGGCCTTGGACTGATCAATGGTTTGTTTTATTTTTTCCTGACTGCAGTTTTTAGGGAGCTCAAAAATCTGAATTTCCTGGGACTGTCCTTTAAAATGAAGGGCTATAGCTTCGGAATAGTTAATTTGCTGGTTTCCTGAACCGGGATTAACGATAAAAAGTAATTTTGCGCTCGAACTGGCTGCTCCCATTGATATTGTTTAATATCACAAACAACTTCTGGCTTACTCTGTTTTAATTAGCAATGAATAAATCCTGCAATGTTAAAGTATATCATGGCTACGGACATACCCATAACCTGGTTATTTATGGCCATGTGTTTACCTTTAAGGCGAAAACAAAACAAGTTTATAGCAATAATATCTTTGTAAATATCGCCCATCTTTTGAAGCTTTTCATTGTTAAACCCGCTGCATTTACTCGGGTGCAGCTAAATTTCAATGGACAGTTGCTAGAGCAAAAAACTGCCTATGATGGTTTTTTTAAGTTTGAGTGGGAAGCTCTTGAGGATGTAGCTGCAGGTTGGCATGGTGTAAAGGTGAAAGCATTTGCGAAAGATGGAACCGTAATTGGTGAATCTTTAGGCAAAGTATATGTTCCTCACATTACCCAGTATGCGATTATTTCTGATGTAGATGATACTGTGATGGTTTCTCATTCGGCCACTATAGGGCGAAGGTTGCGGGAGTTATTTATTAAAAATCCAAGAACGCGTAAAACTTTTCCTGGTATTGCGGAATTCTATCGCCTGCTCGCTTTATCTCATACCACTGCTGATCAGCCCAATCCCTTCTTTTATGTATCGAGTACTGAGTGGAATCTTTATGATTATCTGGTAGAAACGTTTCGTTTTAACCGACTGCCGGAAGGAGCCTTTTTACTCAACCAGCTGAAACGCTGGACCAGCTTAATTAAAACAGGTAAAACAGGACATGAAGGGAAGCTGATTCGTTTGAGAAGGATTATGGCTGTTTTCCCAAATCAGAAGTTTATCCTTTTTGGTGATAACTCGCAGAAAGATCCTTCTATTTACGCAACAATAGCAGAGAAGTTCCCGCAAAATGTGTCCGCGGTATTCATTCGAAATGTGCGCAAAGAAAAGGAGTTTGAAACTTCGGGAATATTGAAGAAAATGGAAGTAATAGGGATCCACACTTGCTTGTTTAAAGATAGTAAGGAAGCATTTGTAAAGGCGCAAAAAATAGGTTTGATTGAAATTAATTAAGTCGAGGGGCCTCTCGTAGATATGGTTTTCAGGAAGGGGTCAATATTTATTGCCTTGATTTTAACTGATTGATTTACCGAAAGGTGTAAAGGCCAGGTTCATTAACTTGAAATGTTGTCTGCCGAAAGGGATACCTATAATAGTAATACAAAACAACAAGCCGAAAACTAAATGGGTTAATGCAATCCAGAAACCACCAAAAACCAACCAGATGATGTTCATAATGGTAGATAAGCAACCGGTATTAGAGGAGGTATCCGTAATTTTTACTCCGAATGGAGCCAATCCTACAATGGCAAATTTGAAACATTGCAGACCAAATGGAATACCTACGATGGTGAGACATAAGATCAGTCCTCCGATGATGTATTCGAAAAAGATGAAAATGCCGCCAAAAATGATCCAGATGATATTGCCTATTAAGTTCATAGCCTTTTTTTTCATTTAAGATGCGATAAGGAAGGGTTCGTTACATTAAATTATTGTTTTTATTATTGCATCATGGTTTTTAGACTCGATGAAAAGGAGATTAGCTTTCCAGATCCGGCATTGGCGGATCCGGACGGATTATTAGCAGTAGGAGGAGATTTAAGTGTCAACAGACTGCTTTTGGCCTATCATCACGGGATTTTTCCCTGGTTTAGTGAAGATGATCCTATTTGTTGGTATTCGCCCCATGAGCGCTGTGTAATTTATCCGGATCAGGTGAAGATTAGCAAAAGCATGGCAAAAGTTCTAAAAGATGGGATATTTAAAATTACCTATAATGAAGCTTTTCCAGAAGTGATCAGAAATTGTGCTAAAGTTGGCAGAAAAGATCAGCCGGGCACTTGGATTACAGCAGAAATGCAGGAGGCTTATATTGCGTTACATGAGTATGGATTTGCAAAAAGTGTTGAAGTCTGGAAGGATGGGCTTTTATGCGGTGGATTGTACGGGCTGGAGATTGGCGATGTATTTTGCGGAGAAAGCATGTTTAGTCTGGTCAGCAATGCTTCTAAAGCAGGCTTAATTTGGTTGTGCCAGCACAAAAATTTTGAGCTGATCGATTGTCAGCTCCCGAATGATCATTTGATGAGCCTGGGCGCAGTCATGATCAGTCGGGATGAATATTATAGTTTTTTACAAGGCTAGCCATTGTTCAGGCTAGTTTAGGATTTCCCTGATGTCGTCTTTGCTGAGTGATTTGAAGAAGCTTTCCTCGGTTGTAATTAATGAACTGGCCAGCCTTTTCTTGCGGTTCTGCAAGGCAAGGATTTTTTCTTCTACCGTATCCTTTGCGATAAACTTGTAAATGAAAACTTTCTTTTCCTGTCCGATGCGGTGAGTCCGGTCTATGGCTTGCTGTTCTACAGCTGGATTCCACCATGGATCCAGGATAAATACATAATCGGCTTGGGTAAGGTTTAAACCTACACCACCCGCCTTGATCGAGATTAGAAATACCTTCAGTTCTGTGTTTTCCTGGAACTCTGCCACGATTTCTCCTCTGTTTTTTGTGGCACCATCCAGATAAGAGAAGGGGATTTCTTCTTTCTCAAAATACTGTCTGAAAATATTGAGATGCTTCACAAATTGGGAAAAGATCAGCACTTTATGGCCACCTTTTAATACGTTATCTAAGGTATGGATTACATTTTCGAACTTACCGGAATCAGAAGTATAGTCTTCATCAATCATCAGGGGATGATTGGCCAGCTGCCTCAATGCAGTTAATCCTTGTAATAGCTGTACCTGTTTTTTGGCATAAGTACCATCATCCATGCTGCTTAGCAAGTCGTTTCTATAAGCTGATTTAGTTTTCTCATAATAAGCGGCCTGGTCTTCAGACATATCGCAATAAATCACCTGTTCCGTTTTGGCAGGAAGCTCAGAGGCCACTTGTTCCTTAGTTCTACGCAAAACAAAAGGTTTGATAATGGCCTGTAATTTCCTGGCTTTTTCCTCATCCTTTCTTTTTTCGATGGCTTGTACATATTCCTCATTGAAGAAGGTCTGTGTACCTAATAACCCTGGGTTTAAGAAAGTGAGTTGGGTCCAAAGGTCACTCACGGAGTTTTCGACCGGTGTACCGCTCAGGATCAGCTTATGCCTGGACTTTAATGCTTTTACGGCCTTAAATGATTTTGAAGAAGGATTTTTGATATTCTGACTCTCATCCAAAATGATGTAGTTGAAATAATAATCCTTCAGTAAATCTATGTCTACACGAGTAATCCCATAAGTGGTGATGATGATGTCATATTTCGCAAATTGACTGATATCTTTGTTTCTGGAACTGCCGGTATGCGCATGAATCTTTAGTTTCGGAGTGAATTTCTTCGCTTCATTCAGCCAATTATAAATCAGAGAGGTAGGCATGATGATCAGTGAGGTACTTTTCGTCGATTGCTCTTCATCTTCTTCTTTAATCTTTTGCAGCATCGCCAGGGTCTGAATGGTTTTACCTAAACCCATATCATCCGCCAGACAGCCACCAAAATTATACTCCCTTAAAAAGCTAAACCAGTTGTAACCTGCTTTCTGATAGCTGCGGAGGTCTCCTTTAAAGTGTACCGGCATTTTAGTATCGGCAATGTTTTCAAAATCGTTCAATCTCTGCAATTTTCGACTCAGCGTAACATTGGCAATACCATCCTCTGCCAATTCATTGATGAGTCCGATGTGGTGCTTTTTTAACTTCAATTCCTTGCCGCCATCAGAAAGACTAAACAGACTTCCATATTGGGTAAACCATTTTTCAGGGATGATCGCAATGGAGCCATCAGGAAGGGTAAACTCTCTTTTTTATGGAGGATATGTTGCTTTAGAGCAATAAATGGAATGGGATGCTGGCCGAAATAAACGATCGCATTAATGTCAAACCAGTCATTGTCTTCTTTGATTTCAAAATCAATCTTGTTACTGGCAAACTGAAATTTTTTCGCGCTTTGATTTTGTTCGATTTCAAATCCTTCCGCTTTCAATTGCTCAATATGTTCATTTACCCAATTGAGGACCGCATAACTCTGATTTTCATCTGCATGGGCAGGTAATTCCAAATTATGGTCCAGCGGACTTACTTTTTTAAGTCCAAGGGTGGTTAGAAAGTTAAACTTCTGTTTTTCCCATGCTGCATCTCTTTTGATGCGAGTGAAGATATAGTTGTCTTCTGTTTTTTCTATATGTACAGTTATTTTTTTCTCATTGCCCATGGCAAAAGCATGGGTATCATACCTAAAGTATAATTGTAACTGAGAGACGCCTGCATCCACATAAATTACTTTGATGACTGGTGTAGGCTCATGTTTTTCCGTTTTGATGTCAAATCCTTCTGCATATACATGGTATTTTTCAATCAGCGGTGCTACAAATTTTTCAAAGTAAGCGCCTTCTGTTGATTTAGGGATCGTGATATAGCGTTTGTTTAAAAACGGCAGCAGTTTTTTACCCTCAATGTCTTGTTCGAAGAAATATAATACATCATTCAACAGGAGCCATGCCGGTTGGTTACTCACTACCTGTGCTTCCTGAAACATGAAATCAATGCGCATTCCCTGATACTTGATGGTTGGGAAATAGCGGGTTTCCATCGCATTGCGCCTAAAATGAAACAATACGGTAGCAGGTTCAGCAGCGAGTTCGATTTTTCGTTCTGCAGGCCAGCCATCACTGTCCATCTGGTACAATGCCCCGTCTTTTTTAATCAGCTCTAAAGCTTCGGCCAGCTTCTTTTCAATCTTTGGTCTTACATTTTCATAAAACTTATCATTGAAGAATTTACTGAAGAACTCTACCGGGCGGATGGGTTTCTTATGGTATTTCTTGATGATGAAGTCCTGCTCGGTTTCATCCAGAATTTTAATCAGCTTGAAATCTTTTTCTGTCAGGTGTGCTGCGAATTCTGATGCGGTATGAGAAAAAATCCTTTGGTATGTTAATGAAAAGTCTCCCTGAGGATTCAGCTGGACAATATGAGGCTCTATTAAATAACCGAAAAATTCGTGTTTACACAATGAATAAACAATTTTACAGGGTTTAGAACTATCTACTCGTAACATCAGCTAAAGATTAAAACAAAGGGAGGGTAAGCATTTAAAAATCTTTAAACATACAGCAAATTGAACTTCTTTCAAATAA
It contains:
- the trpC gene encoding indole-3-glycerol phosphate synthase TrpC encodes the protein MNILDKIVLRKREEVALAKELVSTKTLEAALHFNRVPYSFEEFLLDEKRSGIIAEFKRRSPSKGIINDKVTVEEVTTAYAAAGASALSVLTDVDFFGGHTNDLLAARAVNNIPILRKDFMIDEYQILEAKALGADIILLIAAILTPDEIEDLAVFAKSLGLNVLLEVHNLEELQRSVIPELDAIGVNNRNLADFSVNIQTSFELVDEIPDDFLKISESAISDPITINELRAAGFDGFLIGENFMKTQNPGASMADFVSQLISV
- the hflX gene encoding GTPase HflX produces the protein MGKQKYFDTALKPERAVLVGVIRQGEKPEETKEYLDELAFLVDTAGGVVTHIFTQKMEKPDRSTFVGTGKLEEIAAYVKSEEIDLVVFDDELSPSQLRNIERELQVKVLDRSNLILDIFAGRAQTAQARTQVELAQLQYLLPRLTRLWTHLERQKGGIGMRGPGETQIESDRRMILEKIALLKERLKLIDKQNETQRKNRSELIRVALVGYTNVGKSTIMNMLSKSEVFAENKLFATLDTTVRKVVIENVPFLLSDTVGFIRKLPHHLIECFKSTLDEVREANVLIHVVDISHPNFEDQINVVNETLKDLGARDKPTIMLFNKIDAYVSPEVDLENGEKSTLTIEEFEHSWMAANNAPAMFISALHKENLEEFKQLLYDKVKALHTERYPYDKLLY
- the rbfA gene encoding 30S ribosome-binding factor RbfA produces the protein MESKRQQKFAGVLQEELASIFQREGAAYLPNTLVTITKVRVSPDLAVAKVYLSFLNTNNTTLSVAEVNAHSSEIRYKLGARIRHQARVVPTLTFFLDDTNEYVQHMDKIFDKIAKEPRQPDTEETAD
- a CDS encoding peptidoglycan DD-metalloendopeptidase family protein, which encodes MQETAALEHPLNLKGVEIGKVVDFDPSADRLYPFNFTVSNTELSPEILADTAVFSDWIRDHLSKVDARYGIGGYDEHRTIYARSHHFDSEEEPRRLHLGVDIWGPAGTKVYNFYDAEVHSFKFNDHYGDYGATIILKYTINGQVFHALYGHLSLDSLTGLSVGQKIAKGTAFAAFGIPEENGHWPPHLHFQLIFNLYTAQGDYPGVCQFSQKAVFLLNSPDPSAILKHTFKAALI
- a CDS encoding energy transducer TonB; this translates as MEKKVYPAYSLRNCIQGLVTIEFKLNHQGEVTYSAIRSGMGTDLDDEALRLIRLSSGKWEILKSHDSTVVLLAPMKFELSGSGCDGKTKTDINLAIANYVSNASLTEVIQNFYKNREKTGFKPEDEARFARLKEQLGYDDDYFAERIKDGKRKLKQKDPQGACEDFLFVKNMGSNMADELIAQYCR
- a CDS encoding diacylglycerol/lipid kinase family protein, whose protein sequence is MGAASSSAKLLFIVNPGSGNQQINYSEAIALHFKGQSQEIQIFELPKNCSQEKIKQTIDQSKADRVIAVGGDGTLKLVAECLQGANTPIGIIPAGSANGMAKELGIPLELDAALQVVVNGQPKKIHAIKVNGELCIHLADIGFNAYIIKRFDSLPSRGMLGYAKAAWQALWSHHKMEIALEIKGKQIKTQAAMVVIANATSYGTGVKINPEGDLSDDLFEVILVKKYTVLEILKVRFTELPFNPEKIELFHTKDLCIKTKHKVHFQVDGEYLGKVNRVEAIILPAAITIICPS
- a CDS encoding App1 family protein — encoded protein: MNKSCNVKVYHGYGHTHNLVIYGHVFTFKAKTKQVYSNNIFVNIAHLLKLFIVKPAAFTRVQLNFNGQLLEQKTAYDGFFKFEWEALEDVAAGWHGVKVKAFAKDGTVIGESLGKVYVPHITQYAIISDVDDTVMVSHSATIGRRLRELFIKNPRTRKTFPGIAEFYRLLALSHTTADQPNPFFYVSSTEWNLYDYLVETFRFNRLPEGAFLLNQLKRWTSLIKTGKTGHEGKLIRLRRIMAVFPNQKFILFGDNSQKDPSIYATIAEKFPQNVSAVFIRNVRKEKEFETSGILKKMEVIGIHTCLFKDSKEAFVKAQKIGLIEIN
- a CDS encoding YccF domain-containing protein, with product MNLIGNIIWIIFGGIFIFFEYIIGGLILCLTIVGIPFGLQCFKFAIVGLAPFGVKITDTSSNTGCLSTIMNIIWLVFGGFWIALTHLVFGLLFCITIIGIPFGRQHFKLMNLAFTPFGKSIS
- the aat gene encoding leucyl/phenylalanyl-tRNA--protein transferase, which codes for MVFRLDEKEISFPDPALADPDGLLAVGGDLSVNRLLLAYHHGIFPWFSEDDPICWYSPHERCVIYPDQVKISKSMAKVLKDGIFKITYNEAFPEVIRNCAKVGRKDQPGTWITAEMQEAYIALHEYGFAKSVEVWKDGLLCGGLYGLEIGDVFCGESMFSLVSNASKAGLIWLCQHKNFELIDCQLPNDHLMSLGAVMISRDEYYSFLQG